GCCTAGCGGGGAAGATCGTCGCGTTCGGCCTTGCGGGCCATCTTTCGCGATTGACGACGCTTCCGCTCGGAGGGCTTTTCGTAATAGCTGTGGCGCTTCATGTCGCGCGTGAGGCCTTCGCGCTGACAGAGGCGCTTGAAACGCTTGAGCATCTGCTGGATCGACTCGTTGCCTCGGGGTCTGATCTTTACCAAGGGTCC
This genomic interval from Phycisphaerae bacterium contains the following:
- the rpsU gene encoding 30S ribosomal protein S21 — encoded protein: MVKIRPRGNESIQQMLKRFKRLCQREGLTRDMKRHSYYEKPSERKRRQSRKMARKAERDDLPR